The Streptomyces tendae genome has a window encoding:
- a CDS encoding DEAD/DEAH box helicase, whose protein sequence is MAFNHLPAGVHDALAPLSVTPVTHSVPMAKNHRSDRPPTDTRSRTAAPGAVLDRLASGPSRASRITHTEHLPPRAGRHAVWPDRIRAEVVAAVRAAGIEHPWAHQARAAEHALDGESVVVATGTASGKSLAYLMPVLSTLLDGAEAPNGRGATALYLSPTKALAADQLRSVKELSQPLGHSVRAAVHDGDTPFEEREWIRQYANYVLTNPDMLHRSILPSHPRWASFLKSLKYVVVDECHTYRGVFGSHVAQVLRRLRRLCARYGSSPVFLLASATAAEPAVAARRLTGLPVVEVADDASPRGELVFALWEPPLTELHGERGAPVRRTATAEAADLLTDLTVQGIRSVTFVRSRRGAELISVIAQERLAEVDRSLARRVAAYRGGYLPEERRALERALHSGELLGLAATNALELGMDISGLDAVVIAGYPGTRASLWQQAGRAGRSGQGALAVLVARDDPLDTFLVHHPEALFDRPVESTVLDPDNPYVLAPHLCAAAEELPLTDDDLALFGPATEDLLPQLEAAKLLRRRTRAWHWTRRERAADLTDIRGEGGRPVQVVETGTGRLLGTVDAGAAHTSVHEGAVHLHQGRTYVVRSLDLEDSVALVEQASPSYTTVARDTTSISVLETDTEIPWGDGRLCFGSVEVTNQVVSFLRRRVITGEVLGETKLDLPPRTLRTRAVWWTVTEDQLDRARINPEILGGALHAAEHASIGMLPLFATCDRWDIGGVSIPLHPDTLLPTVFVYDGHPGGAGFAERAFHTARSWLTATRQAIASCECDAGCPSCIQSPKCGNGNDPLHKRGAVRLLTVLLEGAPPEKQDEKQDEGADGKREEKPEEGADGKRDEKPEEGAGDAEVPEAAAATRGPEAAQAAEAAEEPTAAGARADAEVAGEVSEPGAGPAAEAAADRQVPPGP, encoded by the coding sequence ATGGCATTCAATCACTTACCGGCAGGCGTGCACGACGCCTTGGCCCCATTGTCCGTCACGCCAGTGACACACTCGGTGCCGATGGCCAAGAATCACCGATCCGATCGACCCCCGACGGACACGCGATCCAGGACCGCCGCGCCGGGCGCCGTCCTGGACCGGCTCGCGTCCGGACCGAGCCGGGCTTCGCGCATTACCCATACGGAGCACTTGCCCCCGCGTGCGGGTCGGCATGCCGTCTGGCCGGACCGGATCCGCGCGGAGGTCGTCGCCGCGGTGCGGGCCGCGGGCATCGAACACCCCTGGGCCCACCAGGCACGGGCCGCCGAGCACGCCCTGGACGGCGAGTCCGTGGTCGTCGCGACCGGCACGGCCTCGGGGAAGTCCCTGGCGTATCTGATGCCCGTCCTGTCCACGCTGCTGGACGGCGCCGAGGCCCCGAACGGCAGGGGCGCCACGGCGCTGTACCTCTCCCCCACCAAGGCCCTCGCCGCGGACCAGCTCCGGTCCGTGAAGGAACTTTCACAGCCACTGGGCCATTCGGTGCGCGCGGCGGTCCACGACGGCGACACGCCGTTCGAGGAACGCGAGTGGATCCGCCAGTACGCCAACTACGTGCTGACCAACCCGGACATGCTGCACCGGAGCATCCTGCCGTCCCATCCCCGCTGGGCCTCCTTCCTCAAGTCGCTGAAGTACGTCGTCGTCGACGAGTGCCACACCTACCGGGGCGTGTTCGGCTCGCACGTCGCCCAGGTGCTGCGCCGGCTGCGGCGGCTGTGCGCCCGCTACGGCTCGTCGCCCGTGTTCCTGCTGGCCTCGGCGACCGCCGCCGAGCCGGCCGTCGCCGCCCGCCGCCTCACCGGGCTGCCGGTGGTCGAGGTGGCCGACGACGCCTCACCCCGCGGTGAACTGGTGTTCGCCCTCTGGGAGCCGCCCCTGACCGAGCTGCACGGCGAGAGGGGCGCCCCGGTGCGCCGCACCGCCACCGCCGAGGCCGCCGACCTGCTGACCGACCTGACCGTGCAGGGCATCCGCTCGGTCACGTTCGTCCGCTCCCGGCGCGGCGCCGAGCTGATCTCCGTGATCGCCCAGGAACGCCTCGCCGAGGTCGACCGGTCGCTGGCCCGGCGGGTCGCGGCCTACCGGGGCGGCTACCTCCCCGAGGAGCGCCGCGCCCTCGAACGCGCCCTCCACTCCGGTGAACTGCTCGGTCTCGCCGCCACCAACGCCCTCGAACTCGGCATGGACATCTCCGGCCTGGACGCCGTGGTCATCGCCGGCTACCCGGGCACCCGCGCCTCCCTGTGGCAGCAGGCCGGCCGCGCCGGACGGTCCGGTCAGGGCGCCCTCGCCGTCCTAGTCGCCCGCGACGACCCCCTGGACACCTTCCTCGTCCACCATCCCGAGGCGCTCTTCGACCGGCCCGTGGAGTCCACCGTCCTCGACCCCGACAACCCCTACGTGCTCGCCCCGCACCTGTGCGCCGCGGCCGAGGAACTCCCTCTGACGGACGACGACCTCGCCCTCTTCGGTCCCGCGACCGAGGACCTGCTGCCGCAGCTGGAGGCCGCGAAGCTGCTGCGCCGGCGGACGAGGGCCTGGCACTGGACCCGCCGCGAGCGGGCCGCCGACCTCACCGACATCCGCGGGGAGGGCGGCCGGCCGGTCCAGGTCGTCGAGACCGGGACGGGCAGGCTGCTGGGCACGGTCGACGCGGGCGCGGCGCACACCAGCGTCCACGAGGGCGCGGTCCACCTGCACCAGGGCCGCACCTACGTCGTCCGCTCCCTCGACCTGGAGGACTCCGTCGCCCTGGTCGAGCAGGCCAGCCCGTCCTACACCACCGTGGCCCGCGACACCACGTCGATCTCCGTGCTGGAGACGGACACCGAGATCCCGTGGGGTGACGGGCGCCTGTGCTTCGGCTCCGTCGAGGTCACCAACCAGGTGGTCTCCTTCCTGCGGCGGCGGGTCATCACCGGCGAAGTGCTCGGCGAGACAAAACTCGACCTCCCTCCTCGTACGCTGCGCACCCGGGCCGTGTGGTGGACGGTCACCGAGGACCAGCTGGACCGGGCGCGGATCAACCCGGAGATCCTCGGCGGCGCCCTGCACGCGGCCGAGCACGCGTCCATCGGCATGCTGCCGCTCTTTGCCACCTGCGACCGCTGGGACATCGGCGGCGTCTCGATCCCGCTGCACCCCGACACCCTGCTGCCCACGGTCTTCGTCTACGACGGCCACCCGGGCGGCGCGGGCTTCGCGGAACGTGCCTTCCACACCGCCCGCTCCTGGCTGACGGCGACCCGCCAGGCCATCGCCTCCTGCGAGTGCGACGCCGGCTGTCCCTCCTGCATCCAGTCCCCGAAGTGCGGCAACGGCAACGACCCTCTGCACAAGCGGGGCGCCGTCCGGCTGCTCACCGTCCTGCTGGAAGGTGCGCCGCCCGAGAAGCAGGACGAGAAGCAGGACGAGGGGGCGGACGGGAAGCGGGAGGAGAAGCCGGAGGAGGGGGCGGACGGGAAGCGGGACGAGAAGCCGGAGGAGGGGGCGGGTGACGCGGAGGTGCCCGAGGCGGCGGCAGCCACGCGGGGGCCGGAGGCCGCCCAGGCGGCCGAGGCTGCGGAGGAGCCGACGGCTGCGGGAGCCCGGGCGGACGCGGAGGTTGCCGGCGAGGTCAGCGAGCCAGGCGCGGGCCCGGCTGCGGAGGCTGCGGCGGACCGGCAGGTCCCGCCCGGGCCCTGA
- the bldG gene encoding anti-sigma factor antagonist BldG, translating into MDLSLSTETIGDRTIVRVGGEIDVYTAPKLREQLVELVNDGSFHLVVDMEGVDFLDSTGLGVLVGGLKRVRAHEGSLRLVCNQERILKIFRITGLTKVFPIHTSVEEAVAATD; encoded by the coding sequence GTGGACCTGTCCTTGTCGACCGAGACCATCGGCGATCGCACGATCGTCAGGGTCGGTGGCGAAATCGACGTATATACCGCGCCCAAGCTGCGCGAGCAGCTGGTCGAGCTGGTGAACGACGGCAGTTTCCACCTTGTCGTCGACATGGAAGGTGTGGACTTCCTCGACTCCACCGGACTCGGCGTGCTGGTCGGCGGCCTGAAGCGGGTGCGTGCCCATGAGGGCTCGCTGCGCCTGGTCTGCAACCAGGAGCGCATTTTGAAGATCTTCCGCATCACCGGCCTCACCAAGGTGTTCCCGATTCACACCTCGGTCGAGGAAGCGGTGGCGGCGACCGACTGA
- a CDS encoding sodium-translocating pyrophosphatase, protein MAGLSTSYESGQPTSLAAAVLTDENRVLVVTIGIVALAALAVAAVLVRQVLAAGEGTDSMKKIAAAVQEGANAYLARQLRTLGVFAVVVFFLLMLLPADDWNQRAGRSVFFLIGAAFSAATGYIGMWLAVRSNVRVAAAAREATPAEGEPEKDLTTVSHKAMKIAFRTGGVVGMFTVGLGLLGAACVVLVYAADAPKVLEGFGLGAALIAMFMRVGGGIFTKAADVGADLVGKVEQGIPEDDPRNAATIADNVGDNVGDCAGMAADLFESYAVTLVAALILGSAAFGDAGLAFPLLVPAIGVITAMAGIFAVAPRRADRSGMSAINRGFFISAVISLVLVAIAVFVYLPSSYAGLDGVTDEAILGKSGDPRILALVAVAIGIVLAALIQQLTGYFTETTRRPVRDIGKTSLTGPATVILAGVSVGLESAVYTALLIGLGVYGAFLLGGTSIMLALFAVALAGTGLLTTVGVIVAMDTFGPVSDNAQGIAEMSGDVEGAGAQVLTNLDAVGNTTKAITKGIAIATAVLAAAALFGSYRDAITTGARDVGERLTGDGAPLSLMMDISQPNNLVGLIAGAAVVFLFSGLAINAVSRSAGSVVYEVRRQFREKPGIMDYSETPEYGKVVDICTKDALRELATPGLLAVMAPIFIGFTLGVGPLGAFLAGAIGTGTLMAVFLANSGGAWDNAKKLVEDGHHGGKGSEAHAATVIGDTVGDPFKDTAGPAINPLLKVMNLVALLIAPAVIEFSYGADRSVGMRVLIAVLSALVIIAAVYVSKRRGIAVDDEDDAGPRPKSPDPAVVSG, encoded by the coding sequence ATGGCGGGGCTTTCCACCTCATACGAGTCGGGCCAACCCACATCCCTCGCAGCCGCCGTGCTGACCGACGAGAACCGCGTGCTCGTGGTGACCATCGGCATCGTGGCCCTGGCGGCGCTGGCGGTCGCGGCGGTCCTGGTACGCCAGGTACTCGCGGCCGGCGAGGGCACCGACAGCATGAAGAAGATCGCAGCCGCGGTACAGGAGGGCGCCAACGCCTATCTGGCCCGCCAGCTGCGCACCCTCGGCGTATTCGCCGTGGTCGTGTTCTTCCTGCTCATGCTGCTGCCCGCGGACGACTGGAATCAGCGTGCCGGGCGGTCGGTGTTCTTCTTGATCGGAGCGGCGTTCTCGGCGGCCACCGGTTATATCGGCATGTGGCTTGCCGTGCGCAGTAATGTCCGGGTCGCCGCGGCGGCCCGCGAAGCCACTCCGGCCGAGGGTGAGCCGGAAAAGGATCTCACCACCGTCTCGCACAAAGCGATGAAGATCGCTTTCCGTACGGGCGGCGTCGTGGGCATGTTCACGGTGGGGCTGGGTCTGCTCGGCGCCGCCTGTGTCGTGCTGGTGTACGCGGCCGACGCGCCGAAGGTGCTGGAGGGCTTCGGCCTCGGGGCCGCGCTGATCGCGATGTTCATGCGGGTCGGCGGCGGCATCTTCACCAAGGCCGCCGACGTCGGCGCCGACCTGGTCGGCAAGGTCGAGCAGGGCATTCCGGAGGACGATCCGCGCAATGCCGCGACCATCGCCGACAACGTGGGCGACAACGTCGGCGACTGCGCGGGCATGGCGGCCGACCTCTTCGAGTCGTACGCGGTGACGCTGGTGGCGGCGCTGATCCTCGGTTCGGCGGCGTTCGGCGACGCAGGGCTGGCGTTCCCGCTGCTGGTCCCCGCGATCGGGGTGATCACCGCGATGGCCGGAATCTTCGCGGTGGCGCCCAGGCGCGCCGACCGCAGCGGCATGAGCGCGATCAACCGCGGGTTCTTCATCTCCGCCGTGATCTCGCTCGTGCTGGTCGCGATCGCCGTGTTCGTCTACCTGCCGTCGTCGTACGCCGGCCTCGACGGGGTGACCGACGAAGCGATCTTGGGGAAGAGCGGCGACCCGCGGATCCTCGCGCTCGTCGCGGTGGCCATCGGCATCGTGCTCGCCGCCCTGATCCAGCAGCTCACCGGCTACTTCACCGAGACCACCCGGCGCCCTGTCCGGGACATCGGGAAGACGTCGCTCACGGGCCCGGCCACCGTGATCCTCGCCGGGGTCTCCGTCGGTCTCGAGTCGGCCGTCTACACCGCCCTGTTGATCGGCCTCGGCGTGTACGGGGCGTTCCTGCTCGGCGGCACGTCGATCATGCTCGCGCTGTTCGCGGTGGCGCTGGCCGGCACCGGCCTGCTCACCACCGTCGGGGTGATCGTCGCGATGGACACCTTCGGCCCCGTCTCCGACAACGCGCAGGGCATCGCCGAGATGTCCGGCGACGTCGAGGGCGCGGGCGCCCAGGTGCTCACCAACCTGGACGCGGTCGGCAACACCACCAAGGCCATCACCAAGGGCATCGCCATCGCCACGGCGGTGCTCGCGGCGGCGGCGCTGTTCGGCTCCTACCGGGACGCCATCACCACGGGCGCCAGAGACGTGGGCGAACGGCTCACCGGTGACGGCGCGCCGCTGAGCCTGATGATGGACATCTCGCAGCCCAACAACCTCGTCGGGCTGATCGCCGGCGCGGCGGTCGTCTTCCTCTTCTCGGGGCTGGCGATCAACGCGGTGTCGCGGTCGGCGGGTTCGGTGGTCTACGAGGTACGGCGGCAGTTCCGCGAGAAGCCCGGGATCATGGACTACAGCGAGACACCGGAGTACGGCAAGGTCGTCGACATCTGCACCAAGGACGCCCTGCGGGAGCTCGCCACGCCCGGTCTGCTCGCCGTCATGGCGCCCATCTTCATCGGGTTCACGCTCGGCGTCGGGCCCCTGGGAGCCTTCCTCGCGGGCGCCATCGGCACGGGCACGCTGATGGCGGTGTTCCTCGCCAACTCCGGCGGCGCTTGGGACAACGCGAAGAAGCTCGTCGAGGACGGCCACCACGGCGGCAAGGGCAGCGAGGCCCACGCGGCCACCGTCATCGGTGACACGGTCGGCGACCCGTTCAAGGACACCGCCGGTCCCGCGATCAACCCCCTGCTGAAGGTGATGAACCTGGTGGCGCTGCTCATCGCGCCCGCGGTCATCGAGTTCTCCTACGGCGCGGACAGGAGCGTGGGGATGCGGGTGCTCATCGCGGTGCTGTCGGCGCTGGTCATCATCGCCGCGGTCTACGTGTCCAAGCGGCGCGGAATCGCCGTGGACGACGAGGACGACGCCGGGCCCCGGCCCAAGTCGCCCGATCCGGCCGTGGTTTCCGGATAG
- a CDS encoding type II secretion system F family protein has product MGAAVACLGAAAWLLGGGHAEARRVRALCAGGSAIRGGSAATGGGEVTRGGAVVGEGAGDAGPPGWRPRVVRAGNRLLRRLTLDCVSLAAGVVLAVLGASVLPVVAGAAGVPVLRRVRRATADRGRRESRADAVIALCGALAGELRAGRQPGEALLPAVRDSGGLGDMQAAVLAAARFGGDVPDALAAAARQPGAEGLRGLAACWRVAVDQGAGLADGLDRLEAALRAERDQRADLRAQLAGARATAVMLAGLPVVGLALGAALGADPLHVLLHTPSGLVCLAAGGVLEGLGLWWVLRIMRGAEEAAS; this is encoded by the coding sequence ATGGGCGCGGCGGTCGCGTGCCTGGGAGCCGCGGCCTGGTTGCTGGGCGGCGGCCACGCGGAAGCCAGACGGGTGCGGGCGCTCTGCGCCGGCGGGAGCGCGATCCGCGGTGGGAGTGCGGCCACCGGCGGGGGAGAGGTCACCCGCGGGGGTGCGGTCGTCGGGGAGGGCGCGGGGGACGCCGGGCCTCCGGGATGGCGGCCACGCGTGGTGCGCGCGGGTAACCGGCTGCTGCGGCGGCTGACCCTCGACTGCGTCTCGTTGGCCGCGGGGGTGGTGCTGGCGGTTCTGGGAGCGTCGGTGCTGCCGGTCGTCGCGGGGGCGGCCGGGGTCCCCGTGCTGCGGAGAGTGCGGCGCGCAACCGCCGACCGCGGGCGTCGGGAAAGCCGGGCGGACGCGGTGATCGCGCTCTGCGGGGCGCTCGCCGGGGAACTACGGGCCGGGCGGCAGCCCGGTGAGGCGCTGTTGCCGGCCGTCCGGGACTCCGGCGGACTCGGCGACATGCAGGCGGCCGTGCTGGCGGCGGCGCGGTTCGGCGGGGACGTGCCGGACGCGCTCGCGGCGGCGGCCCGGCAGCCGGGCGCCGAGGGGCTGCGCGGTCTCGCCGCCTGCTGGCGCGTGGCGGTGGACCAGGGCGCGGGCCTCGCGGACGGTCTCGACCGGCTGGAGGCGGCGCTGCGTGCCGAGCGGGACCAGCGTGCCGACCTGCGCGCCCAGTTGGCCGGCGCCCGGGCCACGGCGGTGATGCTCGCGGGGCTCCCGGTCGTGGGGCTGGCGCTGGGCGCGGCCCTGGGCGCCGATCCGCTGCACGTCCTGCTGCACACGCCGTCGGGGTTGGTATGTCTGGCGGCCGGCGGGGTGCTGGAAGGGCTGGGCCTGTGGTGGGTCCTCCGCATCATGCGGGGCGCCGAGGAGGCGGCGTCATGA
- a CDS encoding DUF4244 domain-containing protein, whose protein sequence is MYRVVRARLRALTVRVRGARRDAGMVTSEYAMGIVAAVAFAVVLYKVVNSGPVSTALRNIVQQALDGRM, encoded by the coding sequence ATGTATCGGGTGGTGCGGGCGCGGCTGCGTGCCCTGACGGTCAGGGTGCGCGGGGCGCGGAGGGACGCCGGGATGGTGACCTCGGAGTACGCGATGGGAATCGTCGCGGCGGTGGCGTTCGCCGTGGTGCTCTACAAGGTGGTCAACAGCGGGCCGGTCAGCACGGCCTTGCGGAACATCGTGCAGCAGGCACTCGATGGCCGGATGTGA
- a CDS encoding TadA family conjugal transfer-associated ATPase, whose protein sequence is MSGAEMTGAGMPPGLLDGVRRWLAESGAEPTPARVAQALREQGRVLGDAEVLGAAEQLRSELVGSGPLERLLSDPTVTDVLVSAPDRVWVDRGGGLVLTTVAFPDETSVRRLAQRLAAVAGRRLDDARPWVDARLPDGTRLHAVLPPVAVGGTCLSLRVVRPRAFTLDELVAAGTVPPGGDRMLRALMDARLSFLVSGGTGTGKTTLLSALLGLVRHDERIVLAEDSAELRPDHPHVVRLETRPANQEGAGLVTLEDLVRQALRMRPDRLVVGEVRGPEVVHLLAALNTGHEGGSGTVHANAASDVPARLEALGTAAGLDRFALHSQLAAALSVVLHLVRDRNGRRRIAEVHVLERDASGLVRTAPALRWGPETFVAQPGWPRLRELLRAPHDDEARAPREAVGS, encoded by the coding sequence ATGAGCGGCGCGGAGATGACCGGGGCGGGGATGCCGCCCGGTCTGCTGGACGGGGTGCGGCGGTGGCTGGCCGAGAGCGGGGCCGAGCCGACGCCCGCCCGGGTGGCGCAGGCCCTGCGGGAACAGGGCCGGGTGCTCGGTGACGCGGAAGTGCTCGGGGCGGCCGAGCAGTTGCGGTCCGAGCTGGTCGGCAGCGGACCGCTGGAGCGGCTGCTGTCCGACCCCACGGTGACCGATGTGCTGGTGTCGGCACCGGACCGGGTGTGGGTGGACCGGGGTGGGGGTCTGGTGCTCACCACGGTCGCCTTCCCGGACGAGACGTCCGTCCGGCGCCTGGCGCAGCGGCTCGCCGCGGTGGCCGGCCGGCGCCTGGACGACGCGCGGCCCTGGGTGGACGCGCGGCTTCCCGACGGCACCCGTCTGCACGCGGTGCTTCCGCCGGTCGCGGTGGGCGGCACCTGCCTGTCCCTGCGGGTCGTGCGGCCACGCGCCTTCACGCTCGACGAGCTGGTGGCGGCGGGGACGGTGCCACCGGGCGGCGACCGGATGCTGCGGGCCCTGATGGACGCGCGGCTCTCCTTCCTGGTGAGCGGGGGCACGGGCACCGGCAAGACGACCTTGCTGAGCGCCCTGCTGGGGCTGGTCCGGCACGACGAGCGGATCGTGCTGGCGGAGGACTCGGCCGAGCTGCGGCCCGACCACCCCCACGTCGTGCGCCTGGAGACCAGGCCCGCCAACCAGGAGGGCGCGGGACTGGTCACCCTCGAGGACCTGGTGCGCCAGGCCCTGCGGATGAGGCCGGACCGTCTCGTCGTGGGCGAGGTGCGCGGGCCGGAGGTGGTCCATCTGCTCGCCGCTCTCAACACGGGCCATGAAGGCGGCTCGGGAACAGTTCACGCCAACGCGGCGAGTGACGTGCCCGCCCGGCTGGAGGCGCTCGGTACGGCAGCGGGGCTCGACCGGTTCGCCCTGCACAGCCAGCTGGCGGCGGCGTTGTCGGTGGTGCTGCACCTCGTACGCGACCGGAACGGCAGGCGACGGATCGCCGAGGTGCACGTGCTGGAACGGGACGCCTCGGGGCTGGTGCGGACGGCACCGGCGCTGCGGTGGGGGCCGGAGACCTTCGTCGCCCAACCGGGATGGCCGCGCCTGCGGGAGCTGCTGCGCGCCCCGCACGACGACGAGGCCCGGGCGCCGCGAGAGGCGGTCGGCTCGTGA
- a CDS encoding TadE family type IV pilus minor pilin, translating to MAGCDSRGDRGFVTAESALVLPVLVLFATALVWGLLVVAAQIQCVDAARAGARAAARQDPPDVVAEVVREAAPAGARVTVSRDAEQVRVTVVARAPMLRGLPFELREEAVAAAEEAVAVAPGAEGRRT from the coding sequence ATGGCCGGATGTGACAGTCGCGGCGACCGTGGGTTCGTGACGGCGGAGTCGGCGCTGGTGCTGCCCGTGCTGGTGCTGTTCGCGACGGCGCTGGTCTGGGGGCTGCTGGTGGTCGCCGCGCAGATCCAGTGCGTGGACGCGGCCCGGGCGGGTGCCCGGGCGGCGGCCCGCCAGGATCCGCCCGACGTGGTGGCCGAGGTGGTCCGCGAGGCAGCACCGGCCGGCGCGAGGGTCACGGTCAGCCGGGACGCCGAGCAGGTCCGGGTGACCGTCGTGGCCAGGGCGCCGATGCTGAGAGGGCTGCCCTTCGAGCTGAGGGAGGAAGCCGTCGCGGCGGCGGAGGAGGCGGTGGCGGTGGCGCCGGGGGCTGAGGGGAGGAGGACGTGA
- a CDS encoding ATP-binding protein: MATVELRFSALPEHVRTARLVAAAVARRAGVDEAVLDEVRLAVGEACTRAVGLHQNSGISAPVKVLLIEEEKQFSIEVGDEAPHAPAGARAAGAAPGDADAETEEDEMGLAVISGLVDDVEVSAGESGGSIRMRWPATSPAALFT; encoded by the coding sequence ATGGCCACCGTCGAACTCCGCTTCAGCGCGCTGCCCGAGCACGTCCGGACCGCCCGTCTCGTGGCGGCGGCGGTGGCGCGCAGGGCCGGAGTCGACGAGGCCGTCCTCGACGAGGTCAGGCTCGCCGTGGGCGAGGCCTGCACCCGGGCCGTCGGCCTGCACCAGAACTCCGGCATCTCGGCGCCTGTGAAGGTGCTGCTGATCGAGGAGGAGAAGCAGTTCTCCATCGAGGTCGGCGACGAGGCGCCCCATGCCCCCGCCGGTGCCCGTGCGGCGGGAGCTGCGCCGGGTGACGCGGACGCGGAGACCGAGGAGGACGAGATGGGCCTCGCGGTCATCAGCGGCCTCGTCGACGACGTCGAGGTGAGTGCGGGGGAGAGCGGCGGATCGATCCGCATGAGGTGGCCCGCCACGTCGCCGGCCGCGCTGTTCACCTGA
- a CDS encoding type II secretion system F family protein — translation MSGDVVHRLGTAVGALAVLAWSAAWWHRARCERRARRRLDALTARERRKAVVPLPLLRAARDRLPYVGVAGAGWVLVGGLTGLGLGLVVAAGLWRWHRRQTAAAQAREPDTAEVARQLPLAADLLSACIAAGAGPVPAAQAVGETLGGPVGDALARGAAEVRLGGEPGEAWRRLAALPGAVPLARLLERADVSGLPLAAPVGRLAAEARAGWNRAATARARRAAVLVSAPVGLCFLPAFIAVGVLPVVIGLAGGVLGAEGGG, via the coding sequence ATGAGCGGAGACGTCGTCCACAGGCTGGGGACAGCGGTGGGGGCGCTGGCGGTGCTCGCGTGGTCGGCGGCGTGGTGGCACCGGGCCCGGTGCGAGCGGCGGGCACGGCGGCGCCTGGACGCGCTGACGGCGAGGGAGCGCAGAAAGGCGGTGGTGCCCCTCCCGCTGCTGAGGGCGGCACGCGACCGGCTGCCGTACGTGGGCGTCGCGGGTGCCGGGTGGGTGCTGGTGGGCGGCCTCACCGGGCTGGGGCTGGGACTGGTCGTGGCGGCAGGACTGTGGCGTTGGCACCGGCGACAGACGGCGGCCGCGCAGGCACGGGAGCCCGACACCGCGGAGGTGGCGCGGCAACTCCCGCTCGCGGCCGACCTCCTGTCCGCCTGCATCGCGGCGGGTGCCGGACCGGTACCCGCGGCACAGGCCGTCGGGGAGACCCTGGGCGGCCCCGTCGGGGACGCCCTGGCGCGGGGCGCGGCGGAGGTACGGCTCGGCGGTGAACCGGGCGAGGCCTGGCGCCGGCTGGCCGCACTGCCCGGCGCGGTTCCGCTGGCCCGGCTGCTGGAGCGGGCCGACGTGTCCGGGCTCCCCCTGGCCGCCCCGGTGGGCCGGCTCGCCGCCGAGGCCCGGGCCGGGTGGAACCGCGCGGCGACCGCACGGGCCCGACGGGCGGCCGTCCTGGTCAGCGCCCCGGTGGGGCTGTGCTTCCTGCCCGCCTTCATCGCCGTCGGGGTGCTGCCCGTGGTGATCGGCCTGGCGGGCGGGGTGCTCGGAGCGGAAGGGGGTGGGTGA
- a CDS encoding small secreted protein: MEGTNPVNKKLAAALSGGAVLVLALTGCGGDDSDEKLDAWAKDVCDAVQPQAAKIKSANTAIQKETSDNSTPQAVQQADSKAFQDMSDAYKAIGAAVSKAGAPDVDNGEQKQQDAVKELNSISASYATLRKQVDALNTEDQAKFADGLKDIAAELDKLSKSGSDALSTLEEGKVGEAMSRQASCQTATASAGATKS; encoded by the coding sequence ATGGAAGGGACCAATCCGGTGAACAAGAAGCTCGCGGCCGCGCTGTCCGGCGGTGCGGTACTGGTACTGGCGCTGACGGGATGCGGCGGCGACGACAGCGACGAGAAGCTGGACGCATGGGCGAAGGACGTCTGTGACGCGGTGCAGCCGCAGGCTGCCAAGATCAAGTCGGCCAACACCGCGATCCAGAAGGAAACCTCGGACAACAGCACGCCGCAGGCGGTCCAGCAGGCCGACTCGAAGGCCTTCCAGGACATGTCCGACGCCTACAAGGCGATCGGCGCGGCCGTGAGCAAGGCCGGGGCGCCGGACGTCGACAACGGCGAGCAGAAGCAGCAGGACGCGGTCAAGGAGCTCAACAGCATCTCCGCGTCCTACGCCACCCTGAGGAAGCAGGTCGACGCCCTCAACACCGAGGACCAGGCGAAGTTCGCCGACGGTCTGAAGGACATCGCGGCCGAGCTGGACAAGCTGAGCAAGAGCGGCAGCGACGCCCTCAGCACGCTGGAGGAGGGCAAGGTCGGCGAGGCGATGTCCCGGCAGGCCAGCTGCCAGACCGCCACCGCGTCGGCGGGAGCGACCAAGAGCTGA
- a CDS encoding Rv3654c family TadE-like protein — MWSVGAIAVLCVVFGVVLALGHAVVVRHRAAGGADLAALAAADHWVQGAEAACARADRVARAQDARLVRCAMTGEVSDVSVASGRGPFTVEVRARAGPAGPPQPPQPGPRLAR; from the coding sequence GTGTGGAGTGTCGGCGCGATCGCCGTGCTGTGCGTGGTGTTCGGTGTCGTGCTCGCCCTGGGGCACGCCGTGGTGGTCCGGCACCGGGCGGCGGGCGGTGCGGACCTCGCGGCACTCGCCGCCGCGGACCACTGGGTACAGGGTGCGGAGGCGGCCTGCGCGCGGGCCGACCGGGTGGCCCGGGCCCAGGACGCCCGGCTCGTGCGGTGCGCGATGACCGGCGAGGTGTCGGACGTGTCGGTGGCGTCCGGCCGAGGACCTTTCACGGTGGAGGTCAGGGCCCGGGCGGGACCTGCCGGTCCGCCGCAGCCTCCGCAGCCGGGCCCGCGCCTGGCTCGCTGA